The window CGTCGACTCTCTCGGGCGCGGTGAGTAGCGTCGATGAGTCGATCCCGGAGGTGGGGTGTAAGCTGCTCGCTGGTGAGTACCGCGGCAGCAACCTCGGGGCTGAACTCCCCAGTGAGACTCTCGGGAAGTGAGTCATCGTACTCCTCATCGTAGTGAGGCACGCCCATGACGGTGTCACGGTATGCGTCACGAACACGCGCGAGTGGGGATTTGGCGCGTGCTGCTGTCTCGGGAGCAACCAGTGTTTGTGCGGGTGCCTGCTGGGCATGGTCTGGGTGCAGATCGACCGATGAGACCTCGAATTCGGAGACACAGTCGGCGAATCTGGCGAATGCATCGCGTTCAGTGATAGTGCGCTCGTGGTCAGTTTCGACGACTGCTATTGCGGACCGCACATGGGTCGGGGCGAAGCGTGTCGCCATTATTTCGGTGTACGCGAAGTGGTCTTATAGGTCTGTTCGCCGTAGGACATTCTCCGGAAGAGACGCCGCCGCTACGGATGCGATCTCGGGGATCGTCGTTGAACCGGGTGAATCTGTCGAAGAAGGGGAGCTCGGGACGTCAGCGTACGTGGTGGAGCTGTTTCGATACGCTGCGCCCGGGATGCTAGAGAAACCGGCCTTGAATGGCGAAGGTGACGAGAAATTCCCGTCCGACTGAAACGACCTTTTCACGGAGCGTCGAGACGCGAGTGGGCGAGGGTGGCCGAGTCTGGCCAAAGGCGGTGGACTTAAGATCCGCTCTCGGAGGAGTTCGCGGGTTCAAATCCTGCCCCTCGCATTTCTCTCAGAAGAATGATTTCGCTGACCGGCGCTGAGTGGAGTGCTCACGTTTCAGGGGGCTATCCGCTACTCGGAATTCTCTATCGAAACCAATGCCTGAGGCTGCTGAGCGCCGAAACTGCTCTGATACACGGAACCAAACTGCTACATTATTGTTCAGCAATAGGTTGTGGGATGTAGAGTTGTGAACGCGGGTCGTGTGGATTGACTTGCTCGGTGACGAGATTTGCGTCGGTGAGTTTGTTGAGTGCGTATCGTGCGGTTCGTGGCGGGAGAAGTGTTTCCTCGTGTATCTCCTGGGTGGTGAGTGGGTGGTCGTTTTCCAGAGCACGGTACACAAGCTTGGCGCTGGGTGAAAGACTCATCAACCGGTCGAAGCGCTGTTGTTCAACTGACTCGGAGAACGCGGTCACTGGCAGTGGGCATACCGGCTAAACGTCATCGTGCAACCATGGTAAATCTTTCCATATCACGGATCGTTTTCCCTCGAGCTTTAGGGCGGTTGTTCAGGTCGATAGAGAAGTATTGAGATTCAATAATTTGTATACTTCAAGGGAAAATGGGTATTGCAGAGATTCCATAGTACAGCGAGCGATATCTCGTCTAGCAGAAGAATCTCTGAGAAGTACCATTATAAACGTTTGTTTCTTCATATTTGTTGGTGGAATTCAAATCGTTCAAGTATCTGGCAGAGACGTTCCGAAGGGGTATGTGTTTAGCGGAGCAGTCGAATCGAAATCGTAGCTCTCAGGGAAGAGCAGGACGAACGGCCGCTAATCGTGCTTTCCGGGCCTGACGGATCGCCGGGTCGTTCGACCTCGGCGATCCGTTCTGTGGGTCGGACGATCCTTCCTCAGCGAGATCTCACTCTTCTCGCTGAGAACGCGTTTCTTCGTCAGCAAAACGCTGCCCAGAACGAACGAATCGAAGAGCTTGAAAACCGCCTCAAGCGATACGAAAACGCCCACACACCGTCCAGCGAACAGGGTGGTGCTGGACAGTCGCCACAGAATGAGGAGTCGGAACAAGACGAGGAAAACGACGAAGCTGGCGGCGACTCCGACGCCGCCAGCGATTCCTCGTCCGGACCTGGACGCAACCCCGGCCACGAGGGAACGACTCGACCACCACCCGACCCGGACAGGACCGTCCGGGTCGGGGAGGCGTACTGTCCCGATTGCGACCGTGTTCTCACCGATCCCGATGAATACGTCTCCCGCGTCATCGTCGATATTCCGCTTCCCATTCCGACCGAGGTCACGAAATACGAGCTCGGAAAGCAGGAGTGTTCCTGCGGCAACGAGGTCGTTGCCGAACACCCAGACTGTCCGGAGACCGGGCGGTTTGGGCCACACCTGCTGGCCCAAACCGCCCTCCTCCGCTATCACGGACGGCTTCCGCACCGGAAGCAGGCCGAACTGTTCGACTGGCATCTTGACCATCCGGTCTCACCGGCAACGATCTACAACATGACCGAGCGGGTCGCAGACCGGCTGCGACCCGCGTACGAAGACGTTCGAGCCAGCGTCCGTGACAGCGACGTGATCTACTGCGACGAAACCGGCTTTCCGGTTGACGGCGACCAGCACTGGGTTTGGACGTTCGTGACCGACGAGGACGTTTTCTATACGGTCGACGAAAGCCGCGGGAGTCAGGTGCTGGAGGACGTCCTCGGCGACGAACTCGCCGAGGACGCCACCCTGAGTTGCGACGGCTGGTCGGCGTATCCAAGCTATCACGGCAAACTCCAGCGGTGCTGGGCGCACCTTCTACGAGAGGCGAAGTACGTAGCTGAACGGCACGAGGAGGCTGAGCCGATCTCGGAGGTGCTACACGACCTCCACGAGGATTTGACCGCGTTCGACGAAGAAGACCCGCCCGCCTCCGCCCGCGAGCGGAGGCGGGCGCAAGCCTCACTCTGTTTGGAGGAGTTGATCAGAACGGACTACGAGGCCGAGGAAGTCACGCAGTTAGCCGAGAAGATCAGGAACGGGCTGGGCTGTTGGCTGACGTTCGTGACTGAGCCAGACGTTGATTCGACGAACAACCGCGCAGAGCGGGCTCTACGCGAGCAGGTAGTGATGCGGAAGATCTTCGGCGGACTCCGGTCGGAAACCGGAGTCCGCATCCATGAGACACTCTCGACGATGGTAACGACGTGGGAGCGCCAAGGACTCGATCCGCCGGATCAACTGACGTCGATGCTCGGAGGAGAGCAACCAGAATCACGTGCAGAGGCATCTACGAACGGACCNCCGCCGGATCAACTGACGTCGATGCTCGGAGGAGAGCAACCAGAATCACGTGCAGAGGCATCTACGAACGGACCGCGCTAAACACATACCCGAAGGGTATCCAGACCTATCGGTGGCCGAATCATTCCTGAGTAGAGCGTAGACCACATCTAGCCTATCGTCTCTGAATGACTTTCCAGTTATTCTCGAGACACCGTTTCCGATTAACCACTGACCGTGACTCGAATCCACTTCTCGCTCTCACTCTTTCTCGACCCCGCCGACGTCAAGCAATTGATTACTATTTCTCGGCTCTGTATTGCGTTTGGCCTCGTTAACTGGGGCCTCCTCTTCCTGAAGAGGGTACTCTGCCTTCTAATCTATGGAACCATCCGAGAGCCCCAGAGGCGCAAACGCTCTGTGAGATGGAGCCCCTATTGACGGATAGTTGGATCTGTAGAAGCGCTCAGGATGTATCGGCGCGCACGAATGTCACGGGACAGGGTGCGGAAAGCATCACTTCCTGAGCAGTGGAGCCGAAGACTGCCTTACCGGCGGGCGAACGCTGCCGGCCGCCGACGATAACAAGGTCGGCAGCGGCTTTTTCAGCCAGGCTTACGATGCTGTCGCCGTGGCCGCCGACCGCACCGCTGACAGCATGTTTGACGCCGGCCTCGTCAAGCTGACCAATGAGCTCACGGATCGTGGCGTGTCGGCTCGCTACATCGTCCGGTGACACTTCTCCACTCGTCGTGTCGAACCCAAGTCGATTGAGGGATTCGACATATTCATCGTCAGTAAAAACGTGGCCAAGCACGACGGTTGCGTCCGACGGCCCAGTGATGTCAATCGTCTCTTCAGCCAGTCGATCGATTCGATCAGCGTCACCTGGCCCGACCGCTAAGAGGACAGTCCCTAATGCCATGGTCACACTTCCGTCTGTCCCCATATAATACTCCGGGCTATAATCCTGGACTCTTCCGAGTGACGAGACCACTCATTTGCCCTCTCCAATCGTTTCATCCGCAAGCGAGTCGTCGAAACAGCCTTCGCGCGAGCGCTGGCGCTCGCGCACTCGTCTTCCCGCTCCGTGGCGTGGACTATTGGATCACTGACGACCACGACTCCTACAACGACATCATGCCAGATCGAGTGAAGTGTCTGGTTCACACGCTCAGGACACGCGCTCGTCGCCGCGAGCGCGTGTCCGAACTGCATGAAGCAGGCGAGTTAGACGAGCTACGGGAGTATCTCGAAGAAGAGTACGAAACCGCGTACGAGGAGCTCGTGACGACACTCAGAGAAGACTATCTAGGGTTCTGGGACGAAGAGAACGACGAGTTCACCGGCCCAGTGAGCACGAACGCTATCGAAGGCGGCAACTGGAGGTTGAAATACGGTCTCGGTGTTCCGTACGGTCGGTGCCGTTCGGCACGCGCGCGTACAACCTTGCCGGCGTTGCATGATTCAGTATCGACGTTCACGAACGGCAGCCCGGCGGAGAGCTTTGAGAGCGTTCTGGGGTCAGCATCGGCCGCTGATCTTCGTGATTCGGTAGGAGGAGTAACCCGTTCAGTGGCGGCGTGACCGCTGCGTAGTGGAAGTCTACGCTTTAGCGGAGGATCTCATCTCAATACTGCACCACCCGTTTCGGGCTCCCATAGAGTTATGTCCGTACGCAGTTCAGAAACGGCCATGCGGGGACTCGCCAAAGTGGAGCGTAGCCGTGGCGCGATGGAACTTGTGGACCGGTCCCGGCCGGAACCGGGTCCCGGGGCGGTATTAATCGAGATCAACTACGCCGGCCTCTGTGGGAGCGATGCCGGGATATACGAGTTCGAGTCGGCGTTCGGCCGGATGGAGCTACCGACGGTAATCGGCCACGAGTACGCAGGGCGTATCGTCGAAGTCGGGGACGGCGTGACTCAGTTTGCTCCCGGTGACAGGGTCATCGAGCGGCCAATCCGCGGCTGTGGGGAGTGCTACCAGTGTCGGATCGGCGAAGAGAACGTGTGCCAGAACGCGGTGATTACGGGCGTTGACCACGACGGGGCGTACGAACCGTACGTCACCGTTCCGGTCGAGGCTGTACACCCGGTTCCCGAGGACGTTGAGGAGAAACACGCGGCGGTCGCCGAACCGACGAGCATCGCCGCCCGGGCAGTCATCGAGAACTCGCGGGTCGGCGCCGGTGACCGGGTGCTGGTCGAGGGGCCCGGCCCGATCGGACTGCTCACGGCGCAGATCGCCGACGCCCAGGGCGGGTCGGTCGTCGTCTCGGGTGTCGGTGGAGATGCGTCGTACCGTCTCCCGCTCGCCGCCGAGCTCGGCTTCGAGACGATGAACGTCGAGGAGGACGACCCGGCGACAGTCCGGGAGCGTCTGACCGACGGCGTCGGGTACGACGTCGTGTTCGACACCACCGGCCACCCGTCCGGTCTGCAGAGCGCCGTGACAGAGGTCCGAAAAGGGGGACAGATCGTTCTCGTCGGC of the Halococcus salifodinae DSM 8989 genome contains:
- a CDS encoding DUF7260 family protein — encoded protein: MATRFAPTHVRSAIAVVETDHERTITERDAFARFADCVSEFEVSSVDLHPDHAQQAPAQTLVAPETAARAKSPLARVRDAYRDTVMGVPHYDEEYDDSLPESLTGEFSPEVAAAVLTSEQLTPHLRDRLIDATHRARESRR
- a CDS encoding universal stress protein, with the translated sequence MALGTVLLAVGPGDADRIDRLAEETIDITGPSDATVVLGHVFTDDEYVESLNRLGFDTTSGEVSPDDVASRHATIRELIGQLDEAGVKHAVSGAVGGHGDSIVSLAEKAAADLVIVGGRQRSPAGKAVFGSTAQEVMLSAPCPVTFVRADTS
- a CDS encoding zinc-dependent alcohol dehydrogenase, with protein sequence MRGLAKVERSRGAMELVDRSRPEPGPGAVLIEINYAGLCGSDAGIYEFESAFGRMELPTVIGHEYAGRIVEVGDGVTQFAPGDRVIERPIRGCGECYQCRIGEENVCQNAVITGVDHDGAYEPYVTVPVEAVHPVPEDVEEKHAAVAEPTSIAARAVIENSRVGAGDRVLVEGPGPIGLLTAQIADAQGGSVVVSGVGGDASYRLPLAAELGFETMNVEEDDPATVRERLTDGVGYDVVFDTTGHPSGLQSAVTEVRKGGQIVLVGQTGETTMPYSPLVRSEVDLQCSYASMYQDFERAFRLIREGDVDCETFVDDRFSLLDADRAFEAFLDGETCKPVFDVSELRD